In the Enterococcus saigonensis genome, one interval contains:
- the leuS gene encoding leucine--tRNA ligase — MYDHKQIEKKWQKYWAKHNTFNTHDKTDQPKFYALDMFPYPSGQGLHVGHPEGYTATDILSRMKRSQGYSVLHPMGWDAFGLPAEQYALDTGNDPAEFTKKNIETFKRQINSLGFSYDWNREINTTDPEYYKWTQWIFTKLYEKGLAYEAEVAVNWVPELGTVISNEEVIDGKSERGGYDVVRRPMRQWMLKITAYADRLLDDLDLVDWPESIKEMQRNWIGRSVGANVTFKIADTDEEFTVFTTRPDTLFGATYAVLAPELALVEKITMPEQKEAVAAYIAQAAKKSELARTDLAKEKTGVFTGAYAINPVNGKKIPIWIADYVLSSYGTGAIMAVPAHDERDYEFAKTFDLDIVPVLAGGDVTKEAFTGDGPHINSEFLDGLNKEEAIEKMNAWLEENGVGKKEVSYRLRDWLFSRQRYWGEPIPIIHWEDGTTTTVPKEELPLRLPVTKNIKPSGTGESPLANIEDWINVTDEKTGKKGRRETNTMPQWAGSSWYHLRYIDPHNKTALADYDKLERWLPVDIYIGGAEHAVLHLLYARFWHKFLYDIGVVPTKEPYQKLFNQGMILGENNEKMSKSRGNVVNPDDVVEKYGADTLRMYEMFMGPLDASIAWSENGLEGSRKFLERVWRLIVDEDGKMRDRITTINDGKLTKVYHQTVKKVTDDYENMHFNTAISQLMVFINEAYKADALPYEYIEGFVQLLAPIAPHIGEELWAVLGNEDGISYVPWPTYDEAQLVEDEIEVVFQVNGKVRSKAQVARDIAKDELEKIALADTTIQEHLAGKTVRKVIAVPNKLVNIVAN; from the coding sequence GTGTACGATCATAAGCAAATCGAAAAAAAATGGCAAAAGTATTGGGCGAAACATAATACCTTTAATACCCATGACAAAACCGATCAACCAAAATTTTACGCCTTGGATATGTTTCCCTATCCTTCTGGGCAAGGACTACATGTAGGGCATCCTGAGGGTTATACTGCGACAGATATTTTGTCACGCATGAAACGATCACAAGGATATAGCGTATTGCACCCTATGGGATGGGATGCTTTTGGGTTACCCGCTGAACAATATGCTTTAGATACGGGGAATGATCCGGCTGAATTTACCAAGAAAAATATTGAAACTTTCAAACGTCAAATTAATTCATTAGGTTTTAGTTATGACTGGAATCGTGAAATTAATACGACAGATCCAGAATATTACAAATGGACACAATGGATTTTTACCAAACTATACGAAAAAGGCTTGGCTTATGAAGCCGAAGTAGCTGTTAACTGGGTTCCAGAGTTGGGAACCGTGATTTCAAATGAAGAGGTTATCGACGGTAAGAGTGAACGAGGAGGATATGATGTTGTAAGACGCCCCATGCGTCAATGGATGTTAAAAATTACAGCTTATGCCGATCGCCTATTAGATGACCTTGATTTGGTGGATTGGCCCGAAAGCATTAAAGAAATGCAGCGAAATTGGATTGGCCGCTCAGTAGGGGCAAATGTTACCTTCAAAATTGCGGATACAGATGAAGAATTTACAGTTTTTACGACTAGACCTGATACGTTGTTTGGTGCGACCTATGCTGTTTTGGCACCAGAACTTGCTTTAGTGGAAAAAATTACTATGCCAGAACAAAAAGAAGCTGTGGCAGCTTATATTGCGCAAGCAGCGAAAAAATCCGAGTTAGCACGGACAGACTTAGCAAAAGAAAAAACGGGTGTCTTCACGGGAGCGTATGCTATTAATCCTGTTAATGGTAAAAAAATTCCAATTTGGATTGCCGATTATGTACTTTCAAGTTATGGAACTGGGGCAATTATGGCCGTTCCTGCTCATGATGAACGCGATTATGAATTTGCCAAAACATTTGATTTGGATATCGTTCCTGTTTTAGCCGGTGGTGACGTAACAAAAGAAGCCTTTACGGGTGATGGTCCACATATTAATTCTGAATTTTTAGATGGTTTAAACAAAGAAGAAGCCATTGAAAAAATGAATGCGTGGTTAGAAGAAAATGGTGTTGGGAAAAAAGAAGTCAGCTACCGTCTACGTGACTGGTTGTTCTCTCGCCAACGTTATTGGGGTGAACCAATTCCAATTATTCACTGGGAAGATGGGACAACGACGACTGTGCCAAAAGAAGAGTTGCCATTGCGTTTGCCTGTGACAAAAAATATTAAACCAAGTGGGACTGGTGAATCTCCTTTAGCCAATATTGAAGATTGGATTAATGTTACCGATGAGAAAACAGGTAAAAAAGGACGTCGTGAAACCAATACAATGCCGCAATGGGCGGGTAGTTCTTGGTATCATTTACGTTATATTGATCCTCATAATAAAACAGCTTTAGCAGACTATGATAAATTAGAACGGTGGTTACCTGTAGATATTTATATCGGTGGTGCTGAACATGCTGTTTTACATTTATTATATGCGCGTTTTTGGCATAAATTCTTATATGATATCGGTGTCGTACCAACTAAAGAACCATACCAAAAACTATTTAACCAAGGGATGATTCTGGGAGAAAACAATGAAAAAATGTCGAAATCTCGCGGTAACGTAGTTAATCCAGATGATGTCGTAGAAAAATACGGTGCTGATACATTGCGGATGTATGAAATGTTTATGGGACCTTTGGATGCATCAATTGCTTGGAGTGAAAATGGTCTAGAAGGTAGTCGTAAATTCTTAGAACGGGTATGGCGTTTAATCGTAGATGAAGATGGCAAAATGCGTGATCGAATCACGACGATTAACGATGGAAAATTAACGAAAGTTTACCATCAAACTGTTAAAAAAGTTACCGACGATTACGAAAATATGCATTTTAATACGGCGATTTCGCAATTAATGGTTTTCATTAATGAAGCGTATAAAGCCGACGCCCTACCTTATGAATACATTGAAGGATTTGTACAATTACTAGCGCCGATTGCGCCACATATTGGGGAAGAGTTGTGGGCAGTTTTAGGGAATGAGGATGGCATTTCTTATGTTCCTTGGCCAACTTATGATGAAGCGCAATTAGTGGAAGATGAAATTGAAGTAGTGTTCCAAGTTAACGGTAAAGTACGCAGTAAAGCGCAAGTAGCACGCGACATTGCAAAAGACGAACTGGAAAAAATTGCGTTAGCAGATACGACCATTCAAGAACATCTTGCCGGTAAAACAGTTCGTAAAGTAATCGCAGTACCAAATAAATTGGTTAATATTGTTGCCAATTAA
- a CDS encoding WD40/YVTN/BNR-like repeat-containing protein, with protein sequence MDKELLMIDLLGGKKIITAVFLPLYRQRLRLSISLSLFSAGFFLGLNTLVYRYLMARVQTTSAAQKIVGLHYFALIFGGIIITLCLIQCVFVLVHLFLLKRNFQGWLTRILQKFSGFSKVVEDEEYYFIKRKQKEVRLAKKDCLVLTERINGDKLMIGVEKLDLGVTRGFIFLRTTKIDFRKLPNVQTDKHKSTGKLAIFLGLFCLLLGSFLYLFTKTEIKENTSTAAVHMSEEVKITTSGLLKQQGATPNKVAQKENELYVANTHELFQTTDRGQHWQFVPLKAEWLRGGSYTLTSGEIPFGYWMDYTYQVGKDFSWYLYTTGFGDYLDVYLLFSSDNGVTWQKSQVGEKVRNLRYRKVQFFENGTGIAAISQTTAMSGSEQVCLFTTQNHGQDWYPVGNTTINAPIQNISFIDASMGFISTREGIFYTQNGGRSYHEALVNVPADYLLGGLDLFQSPNEVTQPNSTTLEAKFYLTKKDGHMYACLYRSYDGGQTWAFVRQLSEVTSAD encoded by the coding sequence ATGGATAAAGAACTATTAATGATTGATTTATTAGGTGGCAAAAAGATCATTACAGCCGTGTTTTTGCCACTCTATCGGCAACGTTTACGCTTGAGTATTAGTCTATCATTATTTAGTGCTGGCTTTTTTTTAGGATTGAATACTCTAGTTTATCGTTATTTGATGGCGAGGGTTCAGACAACTTCTGCTGCTCAGAAAATTGTTGGCCTACATTATTTTGCCCTGATTTTTGGTGGTATCATCATTACACTTTGTCTTATTCAGTGTGTCTTTGTACTTGTACATCTATTTTTACTGAAAAGAAATTTCCAAGGTTGGTTAACCCGAATTTTGCAGAAGTTTTCTGGTTTTTCTAAAGTAGTAGAAGATGAAGAATACTATTTTATTAAACGCAAGCAAAAAGAAGTAAGACTAGCTAAAAAAGATTGCTTGGTCTTAACCGAGCGCATTAACGGCGATAAGTTAATGATTGGCGTAGAGAAATTGGATTTGGGTGTCACACGGGGATTCATTTTTCTTAGAACTACTAAAATAGATTTTCGCAAGTTACCTAACGTACAGACAGATAAACACAAAAGTACAGGTAAATTGGCAATTTTTCTTGGTCTTTTTTGTTTGTTGCTAGGAAGTTTTCTTTACCTTTTTACAAAAACGGAAATAAAAGAGAATACTTCGACTGCCGCAGTTCATATGTCAGAAGAAGTCAAAATCACCACATCAGGATTATTAAAACAACAAGGAGCTACACCGAATAAAGTTGCGCAAAAAGAAAATGAACTTTATGTAGCAAATACGCATGAGTTGTTTCAAACGACAGATCGCGGTCAGCATTGGCAATTTGTACCTTTAAAAGCGGAGTGGCTAAGAGGTGGCAGTTATACGTTAACAAGTGGAGAAATTCCTTTTGGTTATTGGATGGATTACACATATCAAGTGGGGAAAGATTTTTCTTGGTATCTTTATACCACGGGTTTTGGCGACTATTTAGACGTATACTTACTTTTTTCAAGTGACAATGGGGTAACGTGGCAAAAAAGCCAAGTCGGAGAAAAAGTGCGGAATTTGCGTTATCGTAAAGTACAATTTTTTGAAAATGGAACGGGGATTGCAGCAATTTCACAAACGACAGCAATGTCGGGCAGTGAGCAGGTCTGTCTATTTACCACCCAAAATCATGGTCAAGATTGGTATCCGGTGGGGAATACCACGATTAATGCCCCTATTCAAAATATTAGTTTTATCGATGCTTCAATGGGGTTTATTAGTACCAGAGAGGGAATCTTCTATACTCAAAATGGGGGACGTTCTTACCATGAAGCACTTGTCAATGTACCAGCGGATTATCTGTTAGGGGGCCTAGATCTTTTTCAGTCACCTAATGAAGTCACGCAGCCTAATAGTACTACTTTAGAAGCGAAGTTTTATCTAACCAAAAAAGATGGCCATATGTACGCTTGTTTGTATCGTTCTTATGATGGCGGCCAAACATGGGCTTTTGTACGCCAACTTTCAGAAGTGACCTCTGCAGATTAA
- a CDS encoding sialate O-acetylesterase, which yields MQNLTVHRPTAITEFRGLLENERAALKAQYPQPLEPDEDGVDLILFAGQSNMAGRGTAHLAPYVKEGYEFRAVSQPTKLFHLQEPFGKTEDNATGINDENKKTGSLVSSLVNAYYDCTRRMVVGVSASKGGSSILEWQPGTAYCSDILERLNRAENFLSAQNIPIKNRFLIWCQGETDGDHGMSSHEYKMHFTALQDVLSKAGITQTFLIQIGNKKDDPEKFQKIIRAQRELAQAKQVVLIANAFEWMSELDLMKDGYHYTQTGYNLCGDQAGLNLAAYVLNSQML from the coding sequence TTGCAAAATTTAACTGTGCACCGCCCTACTGCTATTACCGAATTTCGAGGCTTATTAGAAAACGAAAGAGCGGCCTTAAAAGCCCAGTACCCTCAACCTTTAGAACCTGATGAAGATGGCGTCGATTTAATTCTTTTTGCCGGTCAAAGTAATATGGCAGGTCGTGGTACAGCTCATTTAGCTCCTTACGTTAAAGAAGGCTACGAATTTCGCGCTGTAAGTCAGCCCACCAAACTTTTTCATTTACAAGAACCCTTTGGCAAAACTGAAGATAATGCTACTGGTATTAATGATGAAAATAAAAAGACTGGCTCGCTAGTTAGTAGCCTCGTCAACGCTTATTACGATTGTACCCGGCGCATGGTAGTCGGTGTTTCAGCATCAAAAGGCGGTAGTAGCATTCTAGAATGGCAACCAGGTACTGCTTATTGTTCGGATATTTTAGAACGTTTAAATCGAGCTGAAAACTTTTTAAGCGCACAAAATATTCCCATTAAAAATCGTTTTTTGATTTGGTGCCAAGGAGAAACTGACGGCGATCACGGCATGAGCAGTCATGAATATAAAATGCATTTTACTGCACTGCAAGATGTCTTGTCTAAAGCTGGGATCACGCAAACTTTTCTCATTCAAATTGGCAATAAGAAGGATGACCCTGAAAAATTTCAAAAAATTATTCGCGCCCAAAGAGAATTGGCCCAAGCAAAGCAAGTCGTTTTGATTGCCAATGCTTTTGAATGGATGTCAGAGTTAGACTTAATGAAAGACGGTTATCACTACACTCAAACTGGTTATAATTTATGTGGCGATCAAGCGGGCCTAAATTTAGCAGCATATGTTTTAAATTCACAAATGCTTTAA
- a CDS encoding UDP-N-acetylmuramoyl-L-alanyl-D-glutamate--L-lysine ligase yields MTLTLEKVSEILLQNDLLKEMITPTGWHLTSKNLPKKEFTAVTYDSRKADNNSLFFCKGLNFKVEYLISALENGLEVYVAEEPFEVKAQCAIIVTDIKKAMALLGMAFYGYPQKELQLVAFTGTKGKTTAAYFTHALLAKATGNKTALLSTMNTSLDGKTYFKSHLTTPESLDLYQMMRQAVTNGMTHLVMEVSSQAYKTARVFGLTFDVGVFLNISPDHISPIEHPTFDDYFYCKRQLLRHSKKMILNAGSDYFELLKENCELLQTPYISYGRKNADYLVISGKNKHFTVSNQKDELQIADEYRIQLAGDFNQENATAALLAAATVGANVKEAKDALASARVPGRMDHLLNTNGASVYVDYAHNYLSLKTLLEFAQGEHPTGRVIVVLGSTGGKAISRRADFGKALSEHANIVFLTADDPAFEDPKKIAEEINAHITNAQLEVHFEMDRVKAIAAALQVSQPEDAVVIAGKGVDEYQKINGEDTPYEGDYFIAKRLIAEDNE; encoded by the coding sequence ATGACATTAACATTAGAAAAAGTCAGTGAAATTTTATTACAAAATGACTTATTAAAAGAAATGATTACGCCAACTGGTTGGCATTTAACAAGTAAAAATTTACCTAAAAAAGAATTTACCGCTGTAACCTACGATTCCCGTAAAGCAGATAATAATAGCTTGTTTTTTTGTAAGGGTCTAAATTTTAAAGTGGAGTATTTAATAAGCGCACTTGAAAATGGCTTAGAAGTTTATGTTGCCGAAGAACCTTTTGAGGTCAAAGCTCAGTGTGCCATTATTGTTACGGATATCAAAAAAGCAATGGCACTTTTAGGGATGGCTTTTTATGGCTACCCACAAAAAGAATTACAACTTGTTGCTTTTACGGGTACAAAAGGTAAAACAACTGCCGCCTATTTCACCCACGCATTACTAGCAAAAGCTACTGGAAATAAGACAGCTTTATTGTCGACAATGAATACCTCATTAGATGGTAAAACTTATTTTAAATCCCATTTAACCACGCCGGAATCTTTAGATTTATATCAAATGATGCGGCAAGCTGTCACAAATGGCATGACGCATTTAGTGATGGAAGTTTCTTCCCAAGCATATAAAACAGCGCGTGTTTTTGGTTTAACTTTTGATGTGGGTGTCTTTTTAAATATTTCACCAGATCACATTAGTCCGATTGAACATCCGACTTTTGATGACTATTTTTATTGCAAACGCCAATTGTTGCGCCATTCAAAAAAAATGATTTTAAATGCCGGCAGTGACTATTTTGAGCTGTTAAAAGAAAACTGTGAATTATTACAAACTCCCTATATTTCTTACGGCCGCAAAAATGCAGACTACTTGGTTATTAGCGGCAAAAATAAGCATTTCACAGTTAGCAACCAAAAAGACGAATTGCAAATTGCTGATGAATATCGCATTCAATTAGCTGGAGATTTCAACCAAGAAAATGCGACTGCAGCCCTTTTAGCCGCAGCAACTGTAGGGGCAAATGTCAAAGAGGCAAAAGACGCTTTAGCGAGTGCTCGTGTTCCTGGGCGGATGGATCATCTACTAAATACAAATGGCGCTAGTGTTTATGTTGATTACGCCCATAATTATTTAAGTTTAAAAACATTACTGGAATTTGCCCAAGGAGAACACCCAACTGGACGTGTCATCGTGGTTTTAGGTAGTACCGGTGGCAAAGCAATTTCACGTCGTGCCGACTTTGGTAAAGCATTGTCAGAACATGCCAATATCGTCTTTTTAACTGCCGATGATCCGGCGTTTGAAGATCCAAAAAAAATTGCAGAAGAAATCAATGCTCATATCACGAATGCGCAATTAGAAGTTCACTTTGAAATGGATCGCGTCAAAGCAATAGCTGCTGCCCTACAAGTAAGCCAACCAGAGGATGCCGTTGTAATCGCAGGCAAAGGGGTAGATGAATATCAAAAAATCAATGGCGAAGATACGCCTTATGAGGGGGACTACTTTATCGCCAAACGTTTGATTGCAGAAGATAACGAATAA
- a CDS encoding putative polysaccharide biosynthesis protein yields MSEKFMAQQELSTEEKMAKGSTWLTIGNIGSRLLGAIYIMPWYYWMGEHANQANALFNMGYNFYALFMMLSTAGIPAAIGKQTAYYNSLNEYATSRKLLYRALQVMAVFGVIAAAVMYFLSPWLADISGGGAELIPTIRSLSVAILVIPCMSVIRGYFQGQNEMKPFAISQVLEQVARVFYMLLATFIIMKVAKGEYTTAVTQSTFAAFIGAIISILVLVYYLRKDKVRMDYLIEHSANNVNLDAKDLLIETVKEAIPFIIIGSGITIFKLVDQVTFVRVMSSFTAYSQNQLTSLFSIFSANPDKLTMVVIGLATSMALAGLPLITEAKTRGDHKGLAKLISNNLQLFAFVMFPATFGMIVLAYPLNTLFYAPSHLGASVLVEASVSGLFLGLYMMTSNMLQGMYENLSAIGYFIIGLVIKILVQIPLIMVFEVYGPLLATMIGFGVTCGLNLYKLHKISRFNRILTFRRTVLIFLMSLMMTVIAFIMRQLMGLVLDTDSKLQSFLMILGVAAVGGASYVFMVLRVRLADKLLGATAEKIRRRLHM; encoded by the coding sequence ATGAGTGAAAAATTTATGGCACAACAGGAACTATCTACTGAAGAAAAAATGGCCAAAGGTTCCACCTGGCTAACGATTGGAAATATTGGTTCTCGTTTGTTAGGCGCAATTTATATTATGCCTTGGTATTACTGGATGGGAGAACATGCCAATCAAGCTAATGCGTTATTTAATATGGGCTATAATTTTTACGCATTGTTTATGATGCTTTCCACCGCAGGTATTCCAGCTGCAATTGGAAAACAAACAGCGTATTATAATTCGTTAAATGAATATGCTACTAGTCGTAAATTATTGTATCGTGCCCTACAAGTTATGGCTGTTTTCGGGGTCATTGCAGCTGCTGTGATGTATTTTCTATCCCCTTGGTTAGCTGATATTTCCGGTGGGGGGGCAGAGTTAATCCCGACAATTCGTTCCTTGAGTGTCGCAATTTTAGTTATTCCTTGTATGAGTGTTATTCGCGGCTATTTCCAAGGTCAAAATGAAATGAAGCCTTTTGCTATTTCTCAAGTTTTAGAACAAGTAGCACGCGTTTTTTATATGTTGCTAGCAACTTTTATTATTATGAAAGTTGCCAAAGGGGAATATACAACTGCCGTAACGCAATCAACGTTTGCTGCTTTTATTGGAGCTATTATCAGTATTTTAGTTTTAGTATACTATCTGCGAAAAGATAAGGTTCGGATGGATTATTTAATTGAACACAGTGCCAATAATGTTAATTTGGATGCTAAAGACTTACTGATTGAAACAGTCAAAGAAGCAATTCCTTTCATTATAATTGGTTCTGGAATTACAATTTTTAAACTTGTAGATCAAGTTACTTTTGTACGCGTAATGTCCTCTTTTACTGCTTACTCGCAAAATCAGCTAACTTCTTTATTCTCTATTTTTAGTGCGAATCCAGATAAGTTAACCATGGTTGTAATCGGTTTGGCAACGTCTATGGCTTTAGCTGGTTTGCCTTTGATTACCGAAGCCAAAACACGGGGCGACCACAAAGGGTTGGCGAAATTAATTAGTAATAATTTACAGTTATTTGCTTTTGTTATGTTTCCAGCTACATTTGGTATGATCGTACTAGCATATCCTTTAAATACATTATTTTATGCCCCTAGTCATTTAGGCGCTAGCGTCTTAGTCGAAGCAAGTGTTTCCGGTCTTTTTTTAGGGCTGTATATGATGACATCCAATATGTTACAAGGAATGTATGAAAATCTATCGGCAATTGGGTATTTTATCATTGGTTTAGTCATTAAAATTTTAGTACAGATACCATTAATTATGGTCTTTGAAGTGTATGGTCCGCTTTTAGCTACGATGATTGGCTTTGGTGTAACTTGTGGCTTGAATTTGTATAAATTGCATAAAATTTCTCGCTTCAATCGCATATTGACGTTTCGTCGGACGGTTTTGATTTTTCTTATGAGTTTAATGATGACGGTAATTGCGTTTATTATGCGTCAATTAATGGGATTAGTACTTGATACAGATAGCAAACTACAATCTTTTCTCATGATTTTAGGAGTTGCAGCAGTTGGTGGTGCAAGTTATGTTTTCATGGTTTTACGTGTACGGTTAGCGGATAAACTCCTGGGTGCAACGGCTGAAAAAATTCGGCGGCGTCTACACATGTAA
- a CDS encoding amidohydrolase produces MDQLQKLFLEKIFLNEQTAYDLNDDLAAHPEISGQEFRSVKKIIEILKAKEIAVTENIANLPTAFIGHVIQGEKNQPKIGILMEYDALPDIGHACGHCASGSLSLLAALTLKEMASEISASIDLIGTPNEEATGDKITMANAGVFDDYAFVMMIHMNSDQTWPACRFLALSEIKATFTGQTAHAAAAPWQGKNALNAAMLACHAIDMARQQMKDGSRVSYILPQGGTASNVIVDKAELIINMRHANKYDLAQNFTKVINCLKGAAQATETSVTYEKTGEDFDDMNLNAPGIAAIDEIMTAIELPHCDEPKGNATGSSDIGNVSYICPAFHPMIAISDHWFSLHTKEVAAIMQTPEKIHPVILAGAKVIGLFIIKTLSDQKLMEAIQMAFKNSLKNKA; encoded by the coding sequence ATGGACCAATTGCAAAAATTATTTTTAGAAAAAATTTTCCTTAATGAACAAACTGCCTACGATTTAAATGATGATTTAGCAGCGCATCCCGAAATATCGGGCCAAGAATTCCGCTCGGTCAAAAAAATTATTGAAATTTTAAAGGCTAAAGAAATTGCCGTTACTGAAAATATTGCAAATTTGCCAACAGCTTTTATCGGTCATGTCATTCAGGGAGAAAAAAATCAGCCTAAAATTGGAATTTTAATGGAATATGACGCCCTGCCTGATATCGGTCATGCCTGTGGTCATTGTGCAAGTGGGAGTTTAAGTCTTTTAGCAGCATTAACTCTAAAAGAAATGGCCTCAGAGATTTCTGCATCCATTGATTTAATTGGTACACCAAATGAAGAAGCTACCGGTGATAAAATTACGATGGCTAATGCCGGTGTTTTTGATGACTATGCATTTGTAATGATGATTCATATGAACAGCGACCAAACTTGGCCTGCTTGTCGTTTCTTAGCTTTAAGTGAAATCAAAGCAACTTTTACTGGTCAAACTGCCCATGCAGCTGCTGCCCCTTGGCAAGGAAAAAATGCCTTAAATGCTGCAATGCTTGCCTGTCACGCAATTGATATGGCCAGACAACAAATGAAAGATGGCAGTCGCGTCTCTTATATTTTACCCCAAGGTGGTACTGCTTCAAATGTTATTGTCGACAAAGCAGAATTAATTATTAATATGCGTCATGCTAATAAATATGATTTAGCACAAAACTTTACCAAAGTCATAAACTGTTTAAAAGGTGCTGCACAGGCTACGGAAACTTCTGTCACTTATGAAAAAACCGGAGAAGATTTTGATGATATGAATTTAAATGCTCCCGGAATTGCAGCTATTGATGAAATCATGACGGCCATTGAGCTGCCTCATTGTGATGAACCAAAAGGAAATGCCACTGGCAGTTCTGATATTGGCAATGTCAGCTATATTTGTCCGGCTTTTCATCCTATGATTGCAATCTCTGATCACTGGTTTTCTTTACACACCAAAGAAGTAGCTGCTATCATGCAGACACCTGAAAAAATTCATCCAGTCATCTTAGCCGGGGCAAAAGTTATCGGATTGTTTATTATCAAAACGTTAAGTGATCAAAAACTGATGGAAGCTATTCAAATGGCTTTCAAAAATTCTTTAAAAAACAAAGCATAA
- a CDS encoding YfcC family protein, protein MKRKMPSSYAILFGIIFLMVVLTWLVPAGQYNLNEAKQLISGTYHRVTQNEQGFWDILKAPVIGMLGDDKTSAAMPVSLFILVIGGFLGVVNATGALDAGISSIVKKYHGKEKRLIIVLMILFSLGGTTFGMSEETLAFYPLLLPVMYSIGLDSLVAVGVILIGTTVGVLASTVNPFATGVASQAAGISPGQGIIWRLVLWVILTTIAIIYVYRYAQKIEKEPTKSLVYKQREADLTYFKLQTIDTMSQKQKHVIVAFILTFIVMILGLIPWQTINQNFTFFANLRDSVIKIPILGKMIGSDFPAFGDWYFTEITILFMFMAIVIGYLDNMKESTIVQHFITGAKDMIQVALIVAVARGIQVVMNDGMITATILHFGETTLSSLPPVLFTILTYIFYIPMSFLIYSTSGLASATMGIMSNLADFVHVPKDLIITAFQAGSGTMNLVSPASAIMLGVLSIAHIEYATWLKFTAKLLGIIFVVVCCILTIATLFS, encoded by the coding sequence ATGAAAAGAAAAATGCCATCATCTTACGCCATTTTATTTGGGATTATCTTTCTGATGGTAGTTTTAACGTGGCTGGTACCAGCAGGTCAATACAATTTAAACGAAGCCAAACAGCTGATTTCTGGTACTTATCATCGTGTTACACAAAACGAACAGGGGTTTTGGGATATTTTAAAAGCCCCGGTTATAGGTATGTTAGGTGACGACAAAACGTCTGCTGCAATGCCAGTTTCATTATTCATTTTAGTAATTGGTGGTTTTTTAGGCGTGGTGAATGCGACTGGAGCCCTTGATGCTGGAATCAGTTCTATTGTAAAAAAATATCATGGTAAAGAAAAACGTTTGATTATTGTACTCATGATTTTATTTTCACTCGGGGGTACTACTTTTGGTATGTCTGAAGAAACATTAGCTTTTTACCCTTTACTTTTGCCTGTCATGTACAGCATTGGCTTAGATAGTTTAGTCGCAGTAGGTGTCATTTTAATAGGAACTACAGTGGGCGTCTTAGCCTCTACCGTTAACCCTTTTGCAACCGGGGTTGCTTCTCAAGCTGCGGGGATTTCACCGGGGCAAGGCATTATCTGGCGCCTTGTCTTATGGGTAATCTTAACTACCATCGCCATTATTTACGTCTATCGTTATGCGCAAAAAATTGAAAAAGAGCCGACAAAATCCCTTGTCTATAAGCAGCGTGAAGCAGATTTAACTTATTTTAAACTCCAAACAATCGATACGATGAGTCAAAAGCAAAAACATGTAATTGTTGCATTTATTCTAACCTTCATTGTCATGATTCTAGGCTTGATTCCATGGCAGACAATCAATCAAAACTTTACTTTCTTTGCTAACTTGCGAGACAGCGTAATCAAAATTCCTATTTTAGGTAAAATGATTGGCTCAGACTTCCCCGCTTTTGGAGACTGGTATTTTACTGAAATCACAATTTTATTTATGTTTATGGCGATTGTGATTGGCTATTTGGATAATATGAAAGAAAGTACGATTGTCCAGCATTTTATTACGGGAGCCAAAGACATGATTCAAGTTGCTTTAATTGTCGCAGTTGCCCGTGGGATTCAGGTCGTGATGAATGACGGAATGATTACAGCTACAATTTTACATTTTGGTGAAACGACATTAAGCAGCCTGCCGCCTGTTTTATTTACAATCTTGACTTATATTTTTTATATTCCAATGAGCTTTTTAATTTACTCTACTTCTGGTTTAGCCTCTGCCACAATGGGAATTATGAGTAACTTAGCAGACTTTGTTCACGTACCAAAAGATTTGATAATTACAGCTTTTCAGGCTGGCTCTGGTACCATGAACTTAGTTAGCCCGGCATCGGCCATTATGTTAGGTGTATTGAGCATTGCTCATATTGAATACGCTACTTGGTTAAAATTTACTGCAAAACTTTTAGGTATCATTTTTGTTGTCGTCTGCTGTATTTTAACCATTGCTACCTTATTTAGTTAA